One Deltaproteobacteria bacterium DNA segment encodes these proteins:
- a CDS encoding nitroreductase family protein gives MDFLKLVQSRYSVRAYKPDEVAPDKLERILEAVRLAPSAKNQQAFRFIVIYTQGREQELARIFHQSWLMQAPIIVAACGVPNDNWRRSDGKNYNDVDVTIAMDHLILAATAEGLGTCWIGAFKNDAAKEVLKLPDGVEPIAFTPLGYANDQSRPKLRKKLSQLISYEYW, from the coding sequence ATTGATTTTTTAAAATTAGTACAATCTCGTTACAGTGTGCGTGCTTATAAACCTGATGAAGTTGCACCAGATAAACTTGAACGTATTTTAGAGGCAGTTCGACTAGCGCCAAGCGCTAAAAATCAACAAGCTTTTCGTTTTATTGTTATATATACCCAAGGTCGCGAGCAAGAGTTGGCACGTATCTTCCATCAATCGTGGTTGATGCAAGCACCAATTATAGTTGCTGCTTGTGGGGTACCGAATGATAATTGGAGGCGTAGCGATGGTAAAAATTATAACGATGTCGATGTGACCATTGCGATGGACCATTTAATTTTAGCAGCTACGGCTGAAGGTTTGGGTACCTGCTGGATTGGGGCTTTTAAGAATGATGCAGCCAAAGAAGTGTTAAAGTTACCTGACGGAGTTGAACCAATTGCGTTTACTCCGCTTGGCTATGCTAATGATCAATCACGACCAAAATTACGTAAAAAACTAAGTCAATTGATTAGCTATGAATATTGGTAA
- a CDS encoding TfoX/Sxy family protein, with translation MATNQSTIDFLLDQLSQLLGVKTRKMFGEYALYYQDKVVALVCDNQLFVKITPDGKKLLGKFYQEGKAYKGAKSSMLIGSELIEDHEQLCELIRITAAALPKPQPKKLRKKKGK, from the coding sequence ATGGCTACCAATCAAAGTACTATCGATTTTTTACTTGATCAACTATCCCAACTTCTTGGGGTTAAAACGCGTAAGATGTTTGGTGAATATGCACTTTACTATCAAGATAAAGTCGTAGCATTAGTTTGTGATAATCAACTTTTTGTAAAAATTACCCCAGACGGCAAAAAACTTTTAGGCAAATTTTATCAAGAAGGCAAAGCTTATAAAGGGGCTAAATCATCAATGCTTATCGGCTCAGAACTAATAGAAGACCATGAACAACTTTGTGAGCTTATTCGCATTACCGCAGCGGCTTTACCAAAACCCCAGCCGAAAAAGTTGCGCAAGAAGAAAGGCAAATAA
- a CDS encoding DJ-1/PfpI family protein: protein MDNDSAHAAKSYEQEIIRTIPFHAELYNQAIDLVKAIKPTPRRWLDTGCGPGIFVEQTMQTFAATEYVLADPSVAMLNLARERFTAHANISFVNAGSCDLPRLESFDVITAILCHHYGSIDDRKKCLNRCRELIGLGGILLVFENVRAETDNGNKIQRQRWGAWQRDHGRAPAAVEKTLNQIEVNDYDAVMFVGGPGCRQYFEDAKAHQIANAFQQAGKLLTAICSAPVTLARAGLLHNKNATVFPSDSDELVKGGANYHNEAVVVDGNLITGNGPQAAEAFANQVIAVLNK from the coding sequence ATGGATAACGACAGCGCTCACGCTGCTAAAAGTTACGAACAAGAAATTATTCGCACTATTCCCTTTCATGCTGAGTTGTATAACCAAGCTATTGACCTTGTGAAGGCAATTAAACCCACACCACGGCGCTGGCTTGATACTGGTTGCGGGCCGGGAATTTTTGTAGAGCAAACGATGCAAACATTTGCTGCAACTGAATATGTCTTAGCTGATCCTTCGGTAGCGATGCTTAATTTAGCTCGTGAGCGTTTTACTGCCCATGCAAATATTTCATTTGTAAATGCTGGCTCATGCGATTTACCTCGTCTTGAGTCTTTTGATGTTATCACTGCCATACTTTGTCACCATTATGGCTCTATTGATGATCGCAAGAAATGTCTAAATCGTTGTCGTGAACTTATAGGGCTAGGCGGTATATTATTAGTCTTTGAGAATGTGCGTGCTGAAACTGATAATGGCAATAAAATACAACGCCAACGCTGGGGAGCGTGGCAACGAGATCATGGTCGTGCTCCTGCTGCTGTTGAAAAAACGCTAAATCAAATAGAAGTAAATGATTATGATGCAGTTATGTTTGTTGGTGGCCCAGGGTGTCGGCAATATTTTGAAGATGCAAAAGCACACCAAATAGCAAATGCTTTTCAACAAGCAGGCAAACTATTAACTGCTATTTGCAGTGCCCCGGTAACTTTAGCTAGAGCGGGATTACTGCATAATAAAAATGCCACGGTTTTTCCATCCGACAGCGATGAATTAGTCAAAGGCGGAGCAAATTATCACAATGAAGCCGTTGTAGTTGATGGCAATTTAATTACCGGTAATGGTCCACAAGCCGCTGAAGCTTTTGCTAATCAAGTCATCGCAGTGCTAAATAAATAA
- the hydF gene encoding [FeFe] hydrogenase H-cluster maturation GTPase HydF codes for MSSTTPKSMRLHIGLFGRRNVGKSSLLNAITRQEVAIVSAHAGTTTDPVEKPMELLPFGPVVFIDTAGIDDEGALGELRIKKTRQVFDRTDLGVIVTEADIWGPFEEQIVAELQSRKVPLIVVQNKTDISKPSAAAREHLQKLDITCVETVAAKGEGVLAVHEALLANAPPDFIDNPAILGDLVGPGELAVLVVPIDKEAPKGRLILPQVQSIRDLLDSDAMALVVKERELQHALSNLQRPPKLVVTDSQAFLKVTADTPPEVPLTSFSILFSRFKGNLVSQVKGTMAIENLHTGDRILIAEACSHHPIGEDIGRVKIPRWLMQYVGGKLEFVHVQGHDFPDDLSPYKLVIHCGACTFNRRAMLTRIARCQAANIPITNYGLVIAYSLGIFERALKPFPAALAVYEMQKAIDKIY; via the coding sequence ATGTCTAGCACTACTCCTAAGAGTATGCGGTTGCACATAGGTTTATTTGGACGGCGTAATGTTGGCAAATCAAGTTTGCTTAATGCCATAACCCGTCAAGAAGTTGCGATTGTTTCAGCCCATGCCGGCACCACCACTGATCCAGTTGAAAAACCGATGGAGCTTTTACCATTCGGGCCGGTAGTATTTATTGATACTGCTGGTATTGACGATGAAGGCGCTTTGGGTGAGCTGCGCATCAAAAAGACCAGGCAGGTTTTTGATCGTACTGATCTTGGGGTCATTGTAACCGAAGCTGATATTTGGGGACCGTTTGAAGAGCAAATCGTTGCTGAACTGCAAAGCCGTAAAGTGCCACTTATCGTAGTACAAAACAAAACTGATATCAGCAAACCTTCTGCAGCAGCTCGTGAACATTTGCAAAAACTTGATATTACTTGCGTTGAGACGGTAGCGGCTAAAGGTGAGGGAGTGTTGGCTGTGCACGAAGCATTGCTGGCTAATGCCCCTCCTGATTTTATTGATAACCCAGCGATTTTGGGTGATCTCGTCGGCCCGGGTGAGCTTGCGGTTTTAGTAGTACCAATTGATAAAGAAGCCCCCAAGGGGCGCTTGATTTTGCCACAAGTGCAGTCGATCAGAGATTTACTCGATAGCGATGCCATGGCGCTAGTGGTTAAAGAGCGTGAGCTACAACATGCACTGAGCAATTTGCAACGCCCACCAAAGTTAGTGGTTACTGATTCGCAAGCCTTTTTAAAAGTTACTGCTGATACGCCACCAGAAGTGCCTTTAACCAGTTTTTCAATTTTATTTTCGCGCTTTAAAGGCAATTTAGTCAGCCAAGTAAAAGGTACGATGGCAATTGAGAATTTGCACACGGGTGATCGCATATTAATTGCCGAAGCCTGTAGCCATCACCCCATTGGCGAAGATATCGGTCGCGTAAAAATACCACGCTGGTTAATGCAATACGTAGGCGGTAAGCTAGAATTTGTTCATGTGCAGGGTCATGATTTCCCCGATGATTTATCACCCTATAAACTGGTGATTCATTGCGGTGCCTGTACCTTTAATCGCCGCGCCATGCTAACGCGTATCGCACGCTGCCAAGCGGCAAACATACCCATTACTAACTATGGATTAGTTATTGCTTATAGCTTAGGGATTTTTGAGCGCGCTTTAAAGCCATTTCCGGCAGCGTTGGCAGTATATGAGATGCAAAAAGCTATTGACAAAATATACTAA